In Monodelphis domestica isolate mMonDom1 chromosome 4, mMonDom1.pri, whole genome shotgun sequence, one DNA window encodes the following:
- the LOC100617203 gene encoding olfactory receptor 52B4-like, producing MASSNHTSTSHIVFILLGIPGLEAQHIWISIPFCFSYLVALLGNSFLIFVIIKERSLHEPMYLFLSMLAGTDLILSTTALPKALAIFWFQAGEISLDGCVTQIFFIHSTFIAESGILLAMAFDRYVAICDPLRYSNILSHKIIGYIGLAVIVRSFCVILPDVFLVKRLPFCRSRVLPHTYCEHMAVAKFACADIRVNIWYGLSVLLSTVVLDALLIALSYILILRAVFHLPSQGARRKALGTCGSHLGVISMFYLPGIFTIITQRFGRHVPLHTHILLANVCMLAPPMLNPIIYGVKTKQVRDRVINFLSSMGK from the coding sequence ATGGCTTCTTCCAATCACACAAGTACCAGTCACATTGTGTTCATCTTGCTGGGTATCCCTGGCCTGGAAGCCCAGCACATATGGATCTCCATCCCCTTCTGTTTCTCCTACCTAGTTGCTCTTCTTGGCAACAGCTTTCTCATCTTTGTCATCATCAAAGAACGCAGCCTCCATGAGCCCATGTACCTCTTCCTCTCCATGCTTGCAGGGACTGACCTTATCCTCTCTACCACAGCTTTGCCCAAGGCTTTGGCCATCTTCTGGTTTCAGGCTGGAGAGATCTCCCTGGATGGTTGTGTCACTCAgatttttttcatccattccaCATTCATTGCTGAGTCAGGAATCCTGTTGGCAATGGCATTTGACCGCTACGTGGCCATCTGTGACCCACTGAGATATTCCAATATCCTTAGCCACAAGATAATAGGGTATATTGGTCTGGCTGTCATTGTGAGGAGCTTTTGTGTGATTCTTCCTGATGTGTTTCTGGTTAAGAGGCTACCCTTCTGCCGCAGCCGAGTACTCCCCCATACTTACTGTGAGCATATGGCTGTGGCCAAGTTTGCTTGTGCTGACATTCGTGTGAACATCTGGTATGGCCTGTCTGTCCTTCTCTCCACAGTGGTGCTAGATGCCCTGCTCATAGCCCTTTCCTACATCCTCATTCTCCGGGCTgttttccatctcccatctcaggGAGCTCGTCGCAAAGCTTTGGGCACATGCGGCTCTCACCTTGGAGTTATCTCCATGTTTTACcttccaggcattttcactatCATCACCCAGAGGTTTGGGCGCCATGTGCCCCTTCACACCCACATTCTCCTGGCTAATGTCTGTATGCTGGCTCCTCCCATGCTGAATCCCATTATTTATGGAGTGAAAACTAAGCAGGTCCGGGACCGTGTGATCAATTTCCTATCATCAATGGGAAAGTAA